In Stieleria varia, one genomic interval encodes:
- a CDS encoding SMP-30/gluconolactonase/LRE family protein codes for MPTPDQRRDTPQTRRRLNRRQWLSHSLLAGAACSLASGCVPMGSGDVPDLVWGRRGQSDGRFLKPRAITIDRRDRLYIVDTTGRIQVFDADGNQQRVWKTPETANGRPTGLSIRYADNIDDDCLLVADTHYYRTLVYTLQGELLPEQQIGGTPGQEPGQFAFVTEAVCDHDGCYYIGEYGDSDRIQKFDPDRRFMTQWGGTGRERDKFVRPQSLIVEKNVLWVADACNHRIKRFDITTPTPSLIDVWGGSGDGSTAGPSDGPSDGPGDGPGEYSYPYDIALASDGSLLVCEYGNQRIQRISPDGEPISIWGGPGFQPGQLYQPWGLVIDSLNRVHVLDSNNHRVQRYSLKV; via the coding sequence ATGCCCACTCCTGACCAACGCCGCGATACGCCCCAGACTCGGCGTCGCCTGAACCGGCGTCAGTGGCTGTCGCACTCTCTGCTGGCGGGTGCCGCATGCTCGCTGGCGTCAGGCTGTGTGCCGATGGGCAGCGGCGACGTACCGGATTTGGTCTGGGGACGTCGTGGCCAAAGTGATGGGCGTTTCCTGAAACCACGCGCAATCACCATCGATCGACGCGATCGCCTGTACATCGTCGACACCACGGGACGCATCCAAGTTTTTGATGCAGATGGCAACCAGCAACGCGTTTGGAAAACACCAGAAACCGCCAACGGTCGCCCCACAGGATTATCGATCCGCTACGCAGACAACATCGACGACGATTGCCTGCTGGTTGCCGACACACACTACTATCGAACTCTGGTTTACACACTCCAGGGCGAACTCTTGCCAGAACAGCAGATCGGCGGGACTCCGGGACAAGAACCTGGACAGTTCGCTTTTGTTACCGAAGCCGTCTGCGATCATGACGGCTGCTATTACATCGGTGAGTACGGCGACTCCGACCGAATTCAAAAATTTGACCCCGACAGACGCTTCATGACTCAGTGGGGCGGAACCGGGCGAGAGCGAGACAAGTTTGTGCGTCCGCAAAGTCTGATCGTCGAAAAAAATGTGCTCTGGGTCGCCGATGCGTGCAATCACCGCATCAAACGTTTCGACATCACGACCCCGACCCCCTCACTGATCGATGTCTGGGGCGGTTCCGGTGATGGATCCACTGCAGGTCCCAGCGATGGTCCCAGCGATGGTCCCGGTGATGGCCCCGGCGAATACTCGTATCCCTACGACATTGCACTTGCCAGCGACGGCAGTTTGCTGGTCTGTGAATACGGCAACCAACGGATCCAACGCATCAGCCCCGATGGCGAACCGATCTCGATTTGGGGCGGACCCGGATTTCAACCCGGACAACTTTATCAGCCCTGGGGCCTCGTGATCGATTCGCTCAACCGCGTTCATGTGCTCGACAGCAATAATCACCGCGTCCAACGGTACTCCTTGAAGGTCTGA
- a CDS encoding Sua5/YciO/YrdC/YwlC family protein, whose protein sequence is MPTILDARTTDDPRDIIHRTVQALSEGAVVGVPTDTVYGLAAHALSEKGVQRLLEIKGRGDEPIAISVRSRQAADDFLCNASPVVRRLSRRCWPGPMTLVAPCSDPHSALSQLPESVRMRITGPGGGIGFRVIDQRILTGIHRFMSGPLVLTSANLSGQPAQNTAQGVAQQFGDTLPLLLDDGPTRYGGASTVVSVSSSQWKLLREGVIERAAMNQFVKPVIVMVCTGNTCRSPMAETIMSEKLSKRLGRADAVRVISAGVAAGEGVCASPQSIEVMGERGLDLTGHSSQPLTDDVMNVADLVLTMTRGHQAAILAAWPEMHDRVFTLRHDGGDITDPVGMSVDTYRRCAEQMDSELDKWIDRLDDDFFPQEMSDGEEDS, encoded by the coding sequence ATGCCGACAATCCTGGACGCACGAACGACCGATGACCCACGGGACATCATCCATCGCACCGTCCAAGCGTTGAGTGAAGGTGCCGTTGTGGGGGTGCCCACGGACACCGTTTATGGTCTGGCGGCCCATGCGTTGAGCGAAAAAGGTGTTCAGAGGTTGCTGGAAATCAAGGGCCGAGGCGACGAGCCGATCGCGATCTCAGTGCGAAGCCGGCAGGCGGCGGACGATTTTTTGTGCAACGCATCCCCTGTTGTACGCCGTCTGAGTCGCCGATGTTGGCCGGGTCCGATGACGCTGGTGGCCCCCTGTTCTGACCCCCACTCTGCGCTCAGTCAATTGCCTGAAAGCGTGCGAATGAGAATCACAGGCCCCGGTGGGGGGATTGGGTTTCGGGTCATCGATCAGCGGATCTTGACGGGAATTCATCGCTTCATGTCGGGGCCGTTGGTGCTGACCAGCGCCAATTTATCGGGACAACCTGCTCAAAATACCGCACAAGGGGTCGCACAGCAGTTTGGAGATACGTTACCACTGCTGCTGGACGACGGCCCAACTCGTTATGGTGGAGCCTCGACCGTTGTGAGCGTTTCGTCGTCGCAATGGAAATTGTTACGCGAAGGAGTGATTGAGCGAGCCGCGATGAATCAGTTTGTAAAACCCGTTATCGTGATGGTGTGTACCGGCAACACTTGCCGCAGTCCCATGGCTGAAACCATCATGAGTGAAAAACTTTCCAAACGTTTGGGTCGTGCCGATGCCGTCCGGGTCATCTCGGCGGGCGTCGCTGCGGGCGAAGGTGTTTGCGCGAGCCCGCAGTCGATCGAAGTCATGGGGGAGCGTGGATTGGACTTGACCGGCCACAGTAGCCAACCGCTGACCGACGATGTGATGAACGTCGCCGATCTTGTGCTGACGATGACCCGAGGGCACCAAGCAGCGATCCTGGCTGCTTGGCCGGAAATGCATGATCGCGTTTTCACATTGCGTCACGACGGTGGCGACATCACCGATCCGGTGGGGATGTCGGTGGATACTTACAGACGCTGTGCCGAACAAATGGACAGCGAACTCGATAAGTGGATTGACCGTCTGGATGACGACTTCTTTCCTCAAGAAATGTCCGACGGAGAGGAGGATTCCTGA
- the asnS gene encoding asparagine--tRNA ligase, with product MAKWIRVNDARKESSLSEAAGESVEIRGWVRTRRDSKGGFSFIEVNDGSSMGNLQVVAPAELENYADEIQKLTAGCSLVAVGKLEASPAKGQATEMHATEIRVLGWADPETYPLQKKRHSFEKLREWAHLRTRTNTLGAVMRVRDQISQSIHRFFHENGFYYINTPIITASDCEGAGEMFRVTTLDLERLAKSGGPVNYSHDFFGKPTFLTVSGQLEGETYATSLGRVYTFGPTFRAENSNTSRHLAEFWMVEPEAAFFDLADNMSLAEAFLKRVFSDCLEHCDEDMQFFDSMIEKGKLDQIRGVIEKPFAHMTYTEAIEVLTSCGEKFEYPIQWGTDLQAEHERYLTEKHVGGPLILTDYPSTIKPFYMRVSDDGKTVAAMDVLVPGVGEIIGGSQREERLDVLEGRMAEHELNPDDYWWYVDLRRYGSVPHAGFGLGLERAVQYVTGMANIRDVIPFPRTPGNAEF from the coding sequence ATGGCGAAATGGATCCGCGTCAACGACGCACGTAAAGAATCAAGCTTGAGCGAAGCCGCGGGGGAATCCGTGGAGATCCGTGGATGGGTGCGGACGCGGCGTGACAGCAAGGGCGGATTCAGTTTCATCGAAGTCAACGATGGGAGTTCGATGGGCAACTTGCAAGTCGTCGCTCCTGCCGAATTGGAAAACTACGCCGACGAAATTCAAAAGCTGACTGCGGGCTGTAGCCTCGTCGCGGTCGGTAAACTGGAGGCTTCTCCGGCCAAAGGTCAGGCCACCGAGATGCATGCGACGGAGATTCGCGTGCTGGGATGGGCCGATCCGGAAACCTACCCGCTGCAAAAGAAACGGCATTCGTTCGAGAAGCTTCGCGAATGGGCGCACTTGCGTACCCGCACGAACACGCTCGGAGCCGTGATGCGAGTCCGCGACCAGATCAGCCAGTCGATCCACCGTTTCTTTCACGAGAACGGTTTCTACTACATCAACACGCCGATCATCACCGCCAGCGATTGCGAAGGCGCCGGTGAGATGTTTCGCGTCACCACACTGGATCTAGAGCGGTTGGCCAAGTCCGGCGGTCCGGTGAATTACTCGCACGACTTTTTTGGCAAGCCGACGTTCTTAACCGTCAGCGGACAACTCGAAGGCGAAACGTACGCGACATCACTTGGTCGCGTTTACACGTTTGGTCCGACGTTCCGCGCCGAAAATAGCAACACCAGCAGGCACTTGGCCGAGTTTTGGATGGTGGAACCCGAGGCGGCGTTCTTTGACCTGGCCGACAACATGTCGTTGGCGGAAGCGTTCTTGAAACGCGTGTTCTCGGATTGTTTGGAGCACTGCGACGAAGACATGCAGTTTTTTGACTCCATGATCGAAAAGGGCAAGCTTGATCAAATCCGAGGCGTGATCGAAAAGCCGTTTGCCCACATGACGTACACCGAAGCGATCGAGGTCTTGACCAGTTGCGGTGAAAAATTTGAGTATCCGATCCAGTGGGGCACGGACTTGCAAGCCGAACATGAACGGTATCTGACCGAAAAGCATGTCGGTGGACCGCTGATCTTGACCGATTATCCCTCCACCATCAAACCGTTCTACATGCGGGTCAGTGACGATGGCAAAACGGTTGCGGCGATGGACGTTTTGGTTCCCGGAGTGGGTGAAATCATCGGCGGCAGCCAGCGTGAAGAGCGACTGGATGTTTTGGAAGGCCGGATGGCAGAGCATGAGTTGAACCCGGATGACTACTGGTGGTACGTCGATCTGCGACGCTACGGCAGCGTTCCCCATGCCGGTTTCGGACTGGGGTTGGAGCGTGCGGTACAGTACGTCACTGGAATGGCGAACATACGTGACGTCATTCCCTTTCCCCGAACACCCGGCAACGCAGAGTTTTAA
- the dnaE gene encoding DNA polymerase III subunit alpha — MSQIITPGQDLSAETSAIARPFVHLHCHSHYSLLDGAGDIKKLVGRAVDHGMNSLALTDHGNLHGALEFYRAAKDAGINPIIGYEAYIAPGSRFEKGGASSSKDASYHLTLLAKNRTGFKNLIKLASAASLEGFYFKPRIDKEILETFNEGIICLSGCVSSEFSRAVMKGTDVSEHEKEARDIAGWFHRVFGDRYFIEVMNNGLDIQRMQLEGAVDIANKMGLPLVATSDCHYVDQSDAEAQDIMLCINTGRFRTDTSRMKMENDQFFLRSPDQMYENFVGMEDACARSQEIANTVDIDLQLGKYYFPHFECPDELKPIDYLRQLCIEGLLERYEGDDERIIDGKLSDEVMARLDRELAVIEKLNYPTYFLIVWDFVIHARNKGISATARGSGVGAIVCYALYLSHVCPLRYDLLFERFLDESRTEPPDIDIDFEKERRVEVIEYVKERYGNDNVCQIGTFGTLAARAAIKDTGRALGLPLSRVNQITEMVPDELKITIKKALDKSADLKQTYDGDPEVRELLNLAMKIEGLARNVGTHAAAVVIADKPLSEYVPLTRVPGKQEVITQWSMGDVEASGLLKMDFLGLRNLTMLSRSVQLIEQTTGKKVDPLKFPLDDKASYALLQRGETKGVFQLESGGIRDLLQRMKPDRFNDIIATAALYRPGPLEGGMVDDYVNIKHGRQQPEYKHPVLKEILEETNSVMVYQEQVMRILNRLGGVPLAKAYTCIKAISKKKESLINQNQEIFIAGAVENGLAKKDAEDIWNLIVKFAGYGFNKSHSTAYALVAFQTAYLKAHYPVEFMAALLSSDIDGRNFKRKDALVEHMEDCDRMGIDVVAPDVNTSEANFSVADGKIFFALSAIKGCGGSTAVTIEAERKKNGPFKNIFDFCERVDPSACNKSAIETLIKAGAMDSFGAKRSQLVAMIERAVQAGAKIQADKKSGQTSLFGAFEEAEDVNETKQAVPMPDMEEWPDREKLAYEKEVLGYYLDSHPLAEFEPKLSTFRTHTTDQLTDVKDRGEVIMGGMISSIKIAHTKNPKPGQPSKYANFDLEDMQGAIRCIVWPKGFVTAGDHVQPDAVVLAKGKVDRRGGGDEANLVIDELIPLSELDNRYTHGMRICLDEAEHNGETVNRLREILRGYPGSKELLFSMQLNGGETVHLKSDKFRVEITPEMRQRVDDLLGSGNYRLMMSKPR, encoded by the coding sequence ATGTCCCAAATCATCACACCCGGTCAGGATTTATCGGCCGAAACATCCGCAATCGCACGCCCCTTTGTCCACTTGCATTGCCACAGCCACTACAGCTTGTTGGACGGTGCCGGCGATATCAAGAAACTGGTCGGACGCGCGGTCGATCACGGGATGAACTCGCTGGCGTTGACCGACCACGGCAACCTGCACGGGGCGTTGGAGTTTTACCGAGCCGCCAAGGACGCGGGGATCAATCCGATCATCGGTTACGAAGCCTACATCGCGCCGGGCAGCCGTTTCGAAAAGGGCGGCGCATCGAGCAGCAAAGATGCCAGTTATCACTTGACCCTGCTGGCGAAAAATCGAACCGGTTTCAAAAACCTGATCAAACTCGCCAGCGCAGCTTCGCTGGAGGGATTCTATTTCAAGCCGCGGATCGACAAAGAAATCCTGGAGACGTTTAACGAAGGCATCATTTGCCTCTCCGGCTGCGTCAGCAGCGAGTTCAGCCGCGCGGTGATGAAGGGCACGGACGTCTCCGAGCATGAAAAGGAAGCACGTGATATCGCCGGTTGGTTCCACCGAGTGTTTGGCGATCGATATTTCATCGAAGTGATGAACAACGGACTGGATATCCAACGCATGCAGTTGGAAGGCGCAGTCGACATCGCCAACAAAATGGGGTTGCCCTTGGTCGCGACAAGCGACTGTCACTACGTGGATCAATCGGACGCGGAAGCACAGGACATCATGCTGTGCATCAACACGGGACGCTTTCGCACGGACACGTCGCGAATGAAAATGGAGAACGATCAGTTCTTTCTCCGCAGTCCCGATCAGATGTACGAGAATTTCGTCGGCATGGAGGACGCCTGCGCTCGTAGCCAAGAGATCGCCAACACGGTCGACATCGACCTGCAATTGGGCAAGTACTACTTCCCACATTTCGAATGCCCCGACGAACTCAAGCCGATCGACTATTTGCGACAACTGTGCATCGAAGGGTTGCTGGAGCGATACGAGGGCGATGATGAACGGATCATCGATGGCAAATTGTCCGATGAAGTCATGGCGAGACTCGATCGCGAACTCGCTGTGATCGAGAAACTGAATTACCCGACGTACTTCTTGATCGTTTGGGACTTCGTCATCCACGCACGCAACAAAGGCATCTCCGCAACGGCCCGGGGTAGCGGCGTCGGCGCGATTGTTTGCTATGCGTTGTACCTCTCCCACGTGTGCCCGCTGCGATACGACTTGTTGTTCGAACGGTTCCTGGACGAAAGCCGAACCGAGCCGCCCGATATCGATATCGACTTTGAAAAAGAACGTCGGGTCGAAGTCATCGAGTACGTCAAAGAACGCTACGGAAACGACAACGTTTGCCAGATCGGCACGTTTGGAACACTCGCCGCACGGGCCGCGATCAAAGACACCGGACGAGCGCTCGGTCTGCCGCTCTCCCGCGTCAACCAGATCACTGAGATGGTCCCCGACGAGCTGAAGATCACGATCAAAAAGGCCCTGGACAAGAGCGCCGATCTGAAACAAACCTACGACGGCGATCCGGAAGTCCGTGAGCTGTTGAACTTGGCGATGAAAATCGAAGGCCTAGCCCGAAACGTCGGTACCCACGCCGCCGCCGTCGTGATCGCCGACAAGCCGCTCTCGGAATACGTTCCTCTGACACGTGTGCCGGGCAAACAGGAAGTCATCACGCAATGGTCGATGGGCGACGTCGAAGCCAGCGGTCTGCTGAAAATGGACTTCCTCGGACTTCGCAACCTCACCATGCTCAGCCGCAGTGTTCAACTGATCGAACAGACGACTGGCAAGAAAGTCGATCCGCTGAAATTTCCACTGGACGACAAAGCCTCCTACGCTTTGCTGCAACGTGGCGAAACCAAGGGCGTGTTCCAGTTGGAATCGGGCGGCATCCGTGACTTGCTGCAACGGATGAAGCCTGACCGGTTCAACGACATCATCGCTACCGCCGCGTTGTATCGGCCAGGGCCGTTGGAAGGCGGCATGGTCGATGACTACGTGAACATCAAACACGGACGTCAACAGCCCGAGTACAAGCACCCGGTGCTCAAAGAGATCTTGGAAGAAACCAACAGCGTGATGGTTTACCAAGAACAGGTCATGCGGATCCTCAACCGCTTGGGCGGCGTGCCGCTGGCCAAAGCGTACACGTGCATCAAGGCGATCAGCAAGAAGAAAGAATCGCTGATCAATCAGAACCAAGAGATCTTCATCGCCGGCGCCGTCGAAAACGGACTGGCAAAGAAGGACGCCGAGGACATTTGGAACCTGATCGTCAAGTTTGCCGGTTACGGTTTCAACAAGTCACACTCGACCGCGTACGCGCTCGTCGCGTTTCAAACCGCCTATTTGAAAGCACACTATCCGGTCGAGTTCATGGCGGCATTGCTGTCCAGCGATATCGACGGTCGCAACTTCAAACGCAAGGACGCCTTGGTCGAGCACATGGAGGATTGCGACCGAATGGGCATCGATGTCGTCGCTCCAGATGTGAACACCAGCGAAGCCAACTTCTCGGTCGCCGATGGCAAGATTTTCTTTGCTCTCTCGGCCATCAAAGGCTGCGGCGGTTCCACCGCGGTCACGATCGAAGCCGAGCGCAAAAAGAATGGCCCCTTCAAGAATATCTTTGATTTCTGCGAACGCGTTGACCCCAGCGCATGCAACAAGTCCGCCATCGAGACGCTGATCAAAGCCGGTGCGATGGACAGCTTTGGCGCCAAACGAAGCCAACTGGTGGCGATGATCGAACGCGCCGTTCAAGCCGGCGCGAAAATCCAAGCCGACAAGAAGAGCGGCCAAACCAGCTTGTTCGGAGCGTTCGAAGAAGCCGAAGATGTGAATGAGACCAAGCAAGCCGTTCCCATGCCCGACATGGAGGAATGGCCCGATCGTGAAAAGCTGGCCTACGAGAAAGAAGTCCTGGGGTACTACCTCGATAGCCACCCGCTGGCCGAATTCGAACCGAAACTCTCCACCTTTCGCACCCACACGACGGACCAGTTGACGGATGTCAAGGATCGTGGCGAAGTCATCATGGGTGGCATGATCAGCTCGATCAAGATCGCACACACCAAAAACCCTAAACCCGGTCAACCATCCAAATACGCGAACTTTGACTTGGAAGACATGCAGGGTGCGATCCGTTGCATCGTTTGGCCCAAAGGTTTTGTGACCGCAGGCGATCACGTTCAACCCGACGCGGTGGTCTTGGCCAAAGGCAAGGTGGATCGACGCGGTGGCGGCGACGAAGCCAACCTGGTGATCGATGAATTGATCCCACTTTCCGAACTCGACAACCGCTACACGCACGGAATGCGAATCTGCTTGGACGAGGCAGAGCACAACGGTGAAACCGTCAATCGCCTACGAGAAATCCTACGTGGATATCCCGGCAGCAAAGAACTACTTTTCAGCATGCAGCTCAACGGCGGAGAAACGGTCCACCTGAAATCCGACAAGTTCCGCGTTGAAATCACCCCCGAAATGCGTCAACGTGTGGACGACCTGCTCGGCAGTGGCAACTACCGACTGATGATGAGCAAACCCAGGTAG
- a CDS encoding ATP-binding protein: MIGDWSSLIGNTHVPKWLGAAIANGRLGGSLLFVGPNGVGKRSVASLLARTLLCTRQPAESMSPCGTCESCVQVTAETHPDVIRVRKPDDKTLIPLELLIGRPENRMQEGFCRDIRLKSYYGKRKVAILEDADYLNEEGANCLLKTLEEPPSNALVILIGTSEQKQLPTIRSRCQVIRFAPLSPGDAARLLRQDEQIDASDEQIADAVEISAGDMHVARRLLDDQLRQFRDSFVATLDDANPDPIAIRRLFNDKVDEAGKDASAKRAVMKDVLSISIQHFRNKMRTQALAGVATGQTRSRLDRCVRAVREVDRMANASTLVDCFAADIASAATGDRGGIGS; the protein is encoded by the coding sequence ATGATCGGTGATTGGTCTTCGCTGATCGGAAACACTCACGTCCCCAAGTGGCTCGGCGCGGCAATCGCCAACGGTCGCTTGGGTGGCAGCTTGCTGTTTGTCGGTCCCAACGGTGTTGGAAAACGCAGTGTGGCTTCGCTGCTGGCTCGAACCTTGCTCTGCACGCGACAGCCGGCAGAAAGCATGTCGCCCTGCGGGACATGCGAGTCCTGCGTGCAAGTGACTGCAGAAACCCATCCCGATGTCATTCGTGTTCGTAAACCGGATGACAAGACCTTGATCCCGTTAGAGCTGTTGATTGGACGCCCTGAGAATCGGATGCAGGAGGGGTTCTGTCGCGACATCCGTTTGAAATCTTATTACGGCAAACGCAAAGTCGCGATCTTGGAAGACGCGGACTACCTCAACGAAGAAGGCGCGAATTGTTTGCTCAAGACTTTGGAAGAGCCACCGTCCAACGCGCTGGTGATCTTGATCGGAACCAGTGAGCAAAAACAATTGCCCACAATCCGTTCACGCTGCCAAGTCATCCGCTTTGCGCCGCTATCCCCCGGCGACGCGGCCCGTTTGCTACGTCAAGACGAACAGATTGACGCAAGTGATGAACAGATCGCTGATGCCGTCGAGATCTCCGCAGGTGACATGCACGTCGCGCGTCGATTGTTGGACGATCAATTGCGTCAGTTCCGCGACAGCTTCGTCGCGACTCTGGACGATGCGAATCCGGATCCGATCGCGATCCGTCGCTTGTTCAACGACAAAGTCGACGAGGCGGGCAAGGATGCTTCGGCAAAACGTGCGGTGATGAAAGACGTGTTGTCGATTTCAATCCAACATTTCCGCAACAAAATGCGAACTCAAGCACTCGCGGGTGTCGCGACGGGCCAGACGCGGTCCCGTTTGGATCGCTGTGTCCGTGCGGTGCGTGAAGTCGACCGGATGGCCAACGCATCGACACTCGTCGATTGTTTCGCCGCCGACATCGCCTCGGCCGCCACTGGTGACCGTGGCGGCATCGGTTCGTAG
- the rpiB gene encoding ribose 5-phosphate isomerase B has protein sequence MRICLGSDHRGVHIKSRLAQALNEKNFVVIDEGTHGDGAVDYPDFAQQVARKVSSGEADRGILICGTGIGMAIAANKFAGVRAAACYDEVMVEMSRRHNDVNILCLPGDLIGERSIDDLVLMWLQTEFDGGRHAHRVEKIGHIEANNHRELAEGNGRVVPGIQADG, from the coding sequence ATGCGAATTTGTCTTGGCAGTGACCATCGAGGCGTGCATATCAAGTCACGCTTGGCGCAGGCGCTGAACGAAAAGAATTTTGTCGTGATCGATGAAGGCACCCATGGTGACGGAGCGGTCGATTACCCCGACTTTGCACAACAAGTTGCCCGCAAGGTCAGTAGCGGCGAAGCCGACCGGGGAATTTTGATCTGTGGCACCGGAATCGGAATGGCGATCGCCGCCAATAAGTTTGCCGGCGTCCGCGCAGCGGCTTGCTACGACGAAGTCATGGTGGAGATGAGCCGACGCCACAACGACGTCAACATCCTTTGCCTACCCGGTGACTTGATCGGGGAGCGGTCGATCGACGACTTAGTCTTGATGTGGCTGCAAACCGAATTTGATGGCGGGCGTCACGCCCACCGCGTCGAAAAGATTGGGCACATCGAAGCCAATAATCATCGCGAGCTGGCCGAAGGTAACGGCAGAGTGGTCCCCGGGATTCAGGCGGACGGATGA
- a CDS encoding type 1 glutamine amidotransferase domain-containing protein: MTKRILILVGDIYEDLELWYPKLRLIEAGMSVTVAGPEAGVKYDGKNGYPCVSDTRIDAMSESDFDGLVVPGGFMPDKLRRDPVVLDLVRAFDAAKKPIAAICHGGWIPISAGVYRDVRVTGSPGIKDDLINAGGIYSDEAVVVDGHHVSSRRPDDLPDFCRALIGVLNA, translated from the coding sequence ATGACAAAACGAATCTTGATCCTGGTCGGCGACATCTACGAAGACCTCGAGTTGTGGTATCCGAAACTGCGACTGATCGAAGCCGGCATGTCGGTCACGGTCGCCGGGCCGGAGGCCGGTGTGAAGTACGACGGCAAGAACGGCTATCCCTGTGTCTCGGACACGCGGATCGATGCCATGTCCGAGAGCGATTTCGACGGCTTGGTGGTCCCGGGAGGATTCATGCCCGACAAACTGCGCCGCGATCCGGTGGTGTTGGATTTGGTGCGTGCATTTGATGCCGCCAAGAAACCCATCGCGGCGATCTGTCATGGCGGATGGATCCCGATTTCCGCTGGCGTTTATCGCGACGTTCGCGTCACGGGTTCGCCGGGGATCAAGGATGACTTGATCAATGCGGGAGGGATTTACAGCGACGAAGCCGTGGTGGTGGACGGGCACCATGTGTCCAGTCGCCGTCCGGACGATTTACCGGACTTTTGCCGAGCTCTGATTGGCGTGTTGAATGCGTGA
- a CDS encoding pyridoxal phosphate-dependent aminotransferase: MPSASSVTFSRFASGVTTESAFDVLAVAKKLISQGKDVFELEIGDSPFPSSPSAIPAAKAAMDAGECRYAPSAGLPELRAAAAKYMADEYGVQVTAENVVVGPGAKNFEQLFMECFVDPGDGVLVFTPHFPTYPPNIARRGARMVTAVLSEENQFRPQMRDVKRFLASDPSPKAIVLNTPNNPTGGVATRDDLVALAELVRGRDIAIFSDEPYDRMVWTGKHETPIALPGMLDQCVSAYTMSKSYSMSGWRLGFAVSSQRNIQMLGKLTNTSISCVSPFTQRAGIAVLEHDHDSRENRMRQFHDRLVKLVEQLNAIDGVRCLMPAGAFYAFANVSEICRVNKIRSQGLAMYLLEEADPKTGVACLGGECFGEAGQGFLRLSVAEPPDRLESAAKFMQQAFAHGDRIAGYLAKNPQYRL; encoded by the coding sequence ATGCCATCCGCATCCAGCGTCACGTTCAGTCGATTTGCCAGCGGGGTCACGACGGAATCGGCGTTCGACGTCTTGGCGGTGGCCAAGAAACTGATTTCCCAGGGCAAGGATGTGTTCGAATTAGAGATCGGTGACAGCCCATTTCCGTCGTCGCCGTCGGCCATTCCGGCGGCAAAGGCGGCAATGGATGCGGGGGAGTGCAGGTACGCACCGTCGGCGGGATTGCCCGAGTTGAGGGCGGCGGCGGCCAAGTACATGGCCGATGAGTACGGCGTGCAGGTCACGGCGGAAAACGTTGTGGTCGGGCCGGGGGCGAAGAATTTCGAGCAACTGTTCATGGAGTGTTTCGTCGATCCTGGCGACGGTGTGCTTGTTTTCACTCCACACTTTCCCACCTATCCGCCCAACATCGCGCGTCGCGGTGCGAGGATGGTGACGGCGGTTCTGAGCGAAGAAAACCAGTTTCGTCCGCAGATGCGCGATGTGAAACGGTTTCTCGCATCGGACCCGAGCCCGAAAGCGATCGTACTGAACACACCGAACAATCCCACCGGTGGCGTGGCGACACGTGATGACTTGGTTGCACTGGCCGAATTGGTCCGCGGACGCGACATCGCGATCTTCAGTGACGAGCCCTACGACCGCATGGTGTGGACCGGAAAACACGAGACACCGATCGCTTTGCCCGGAATGTTGGATCAGTGTGTGTCGGCGTACACGATGAGTAAATCGTACAGCATGAGCGGCTGGCGTCTCGGTTTTGCCGTCAGCAGCCAGCGTAACATTCAGATGTTGGGCAAGCTCACGAACACATCGATTTCTTGTGTCTCTCCGTTCACTCAACGCGCCGGCATCGCCGTTTTGGAGCATGACCACGATTCTCGTGAAAACAGAATGCGGCAATTTCACGACCGATTGGTCAAACTGGTTGAGCAGCTCAACGCGATCGATGGCGTCCGCTGCCTGATGCCCGCCGGTGCGTTTTACGCGTTTGCCAACGTCAGCGAGATCTGTCGGGTCAACAAGATCAGGTCGCAAGGTTTGGCGATGTACCTGCTGGAAGAGGCTGATCCGAAGACCGGCGTGGCATGTCTGGGCGGTGAATGTTTCGGCGAGGCGGGGCAAGGTTTCCTGAGGCTCAGCGTTGCCGAGCCGCCCGATCGCTTAGAGTCGGCGGCCAAGTTCATGCAGCAGGCGTTCGCGCACGGTGATCGAATTGCGGGCTATTTGGCGAAAAATCCGCAGTATCGCTTGTGA